In Cololabis saira isolate AMF1-May2022 chromosome 1, fColSai1.1, whole genome shotgun sequence, the following proteins share a genomic window:
- the LOC133450407 gene encoding olfactory receptor 10A6-like — translation MVNSTQVVYFTLTAYLDIGLYKYLCFLMLLCLYVLIICANLLLIVIICCTRSLHEPMYMFLVSLFVNELYGSTGLFPMLLVQVLSDVHTVSFRLCFLQIFCIYTYIGTEVLILAVMSYDRYLAICFPLQYVSCMTPKKVVVLIALTWLIPLCAIVVLISLSVSLQLCGKVINKVCCGNYSIVKLACSDTTVNNIYGLIYTVISIVVPFVLILYTYVKILEVCFSGSKQAREKAISTCTPHLASIANFSFGCCFQILESRFGFSRLSPVFDIFLSVYFLTCQPLLNPLLYGLKFSKIRDACKRL, via the coding sequence ATGGTTAACTCTACTCAGGTTGTATATTTTACACTCACTGCCTACTTGGACATTGGTCTTTATAAATACTTGTGTTTTTTGATGCTCTTGTGTTTATACGTGCTCATCATCTGTGCTAATCTACTGCTCATCGTGATCATCTGCTGCACCAGGAGCCTCCATGAACCCATGTACATGTTCCTGGTCAGTCTGTTTGTGAACGAGCTGTACGGCAGCACCGGATTGTTTCCTATGCTGCTGGTCCAGGTCCTCTCTGACGTTCACACCGTCTCTTTCCGTCTGTGTTTTCTACAGATCTTTTGCATTTACACATATATAGGTACTGAAGTTTTAATCTTGGCCGTCATGTCTTATGACAGGTACCTGGCCATCTGCTTTCCTCTGCAGTACGTCTCATGTATGACCCCTAAAAAGGTGGTTGTCCTCATTGCTCTGACGTGGTTGATCCCTCTTTGTGCCATTGTAGTTCTGATATCCCTGAGTGTATCGTTACAGCTCTGCGGGAAGGTCATTAACAAAGTCTGTTGTGGAAACTACTCCATTGTCAAACTGGCCTGCTCTGACACTACAGTTAACAACATTTATGGTCTCATCTACACCGTCATCTCCATAGTCGTTCCTTTCGTTTTGATCCTTTACACTTATGTGAAGATTCTAGAAGTTTGTTTTTCAGGATCCAAACAGGCCCGAGAGAAAGCCATCAGTACCTGCACGCCTCACCTGGCCTCCATCGCCAACTTTTCCTTTGGTTGCTGTTTTCAGATCTTAGAGAGCAGGTTTGGTTTTAGCAGACTGTCGCctgtgtttgacatttttttatcgGTGTACTTCCTGACGTGCCAACCGCTCCTTAATCCGCTGTTGTACGGGCTGAAATTCAGTAAAATACGAGATGCGTGCAAACGTTTGTGA